The Haloplanus sp. CK5-1 genome contains a region encoding:
- a CDS encoding M20/M25/M40 family metallo-hydrolase, with translation MEPERRAFLDRLLETPSPSGFETRGQRVWIDYVDSFADEVWTDDYGNAVAAYEGGGTELALTGHADEVGFIVRRIDDDGFVRIGAIGGADRTVSKGQHVTIHADDPVSGVVGQTAIHLRDSGEESYDDIGEQYVDVGATDREEAASLVSVGDPVTFSTTVEDLHGSRVAARGMDNRIGVWAAAEGLRRAVETGVDATVYAVSTIQEEVGLQGARMVGFDLAPDAAVAVDVTHATDSPGIPGKRQGPVELGGGPVVSRGSANHPKLVEMARAAAEDAEVDVQLQASGSRTGTDADAFYTSGGGIPALNLGLPNRYMHTPVEVIDETDLRDLAALLGRLADRAGGVDSFAVDV, from the coding sequence CTGGAACCGGAGCGCCGGGCCTTCCTCGACCGACTGCTGGAGACGCCGAGTCCCTCGGGGTTCGAGACCCGCGGTCAGCGCGTCTGGATCGACTACGTCGACTCCTTCGCCGACGAGGTGTGGACGGACGACTACGGCAACGCGGTGGCCGCCTACGAGGGCGGCGGGACGGAACTCGCCCTCACCGGCCACGCCGACGAGGTCGGGTTCATCGTCCGCCGGATCGACGACGACGGCTTCGTCCGCATCGGCGCCATCGGCGGCGCGGATCGGACGGTCTCGAAGGGACAGCACGTGACGATCCACGCCGACGACCCGGTGTCGGGCGTCGTCGGCCAGACCGCGATCCACCTGCGTGACTCCGGCGAGGAGAGCTACGACGACATCGGCGAGCAGTACGTCGACGTCGGCGCGACCGACCGCGAAGAGGCCGCGTCGTTGGTGTCGGTCGGCGACCCCGTGACGTTCTCGACGACGGTCGAGGACCTCCACGGGTCACGGGTGGCGGCCCGCGGGATGGACAACCGGATCGGCGTCTGGGCCGCCGCCGAGGGGTTGCGCCGGGCGGTCGAGACCGGCGTCGACGCCACCGTCTACGCCGTCAGCACCATCCAAGAGGAGGTCGGCCTGCAGGGCGCGCGGATGGTGGGCTTCGACCTCGCGCCGGATGCCGCCGTCGCTGTCGACGTGACCCACGCGACCGACTCGCCGGGGATCCCCGGCAAGCGACAGGGGCCGGTCGAACTCGGCGGCGGGCCGGTCGTCTCGCGGGGGAGCGCCAACCACCCAAAACTCGTCGAGATGGCGCGGGCCGCCGCCGAGGACGCCGAGGTCGACGTGCAGTTGCAGGCCTCGGGGAGTCGCACCGGCACGGACGCCGACGCCTTCTATACGTCGGGTGGCGGCATCCCGGCGCTGAACCTCGGCCTCCCGAACCGCTACATGCACACGCCGGTGGAGGTCATCGACGAGACGGACCTCCGGGACCTTGCGGCGTTGCTCGGCCGGTTGGCGGACCGAGCGGGTGGCGTCGACTCCTTCGCAGTCGACGTATGA
- a CDS encoding HAD family hydrolase: MDTAAVAFDLDDTLAVTGVDRETLLSEALAAVGAPPRSREAYLSAHADNLTARSREPVFERLLDGVEAVEAADLARAYRERVNASLTPVPGVEALLATLRERYRVGLLTNGPVVAQRSKLRALGWTGAFDATLVTGELSAGKPDRTAFDALVDRLDVHREATVYVGDDVDADVRGATAAGLDAVQVCYPGGPSPDPDAVAHVDRSELADRLPAILAER; encoded by the coding sequence ATGGACACCGCCGCGGTGGCGTTCGACCTCGACGACACGCTCGCCGTCACGGGCGTCGACCGCGAGACGCTCCTCTCGGAGGCACTGGCGGCCGTCGGCGCCCCGCCGCGCTCGCGGGAGGCGTACCTGTCCGCCCACGCAGACAACCTGACCGCGCGGAGTCGCGAACCCGTCTTCGAGCGACTGCTCGACGGCGTCGAGGCGGTCGAGGCCGCCGACCTCGCACGCGCGTACCGCGAGCGGGTGAACGCGTCGCTGACGCCCGTTCCGGGCGTCGAGGCCCTGCTCGCGACCCTGCGCGAGCGCTACCGAGTCGGTCTGCTGACGAACGGCCCGGTCGTCGCCCAGCGGTCGAAACTCCGGGCGCTGGGCTGGACCGGCGCCTTCGACGCGACGCTCGTCACCGGCGAACTGTCGGCCGGCAAACCCGATCGGACGGCGTTCGACGCCCTCGTCGACCGACTCGACGTCCACCGGGAGGCGACGGTGTACGTCGGGGACGACGTCGACGCCGACGTACGGGGTGCGACTGCGGCGGGCCTCGACGCGGTGCAGGTGTGTTACCCCGGTGGTCCGTCGCCCGACCCCGATGCGGTCGCACACGTCGACCGCTCGGAGTTGGCCGATCGGTTGCCGGCGATCCTCGCGGAGCGTTAA
- a CDS encoding DUF2240 family protein, whose amino-acid sequence MSLEVAVAVPFRDRGGSRLGEGEFVVALSLDRDWFTPDQAKRLVDVAVGRGLLARDDDDLVAEFDPATVTVPDGFVPDESVLHEQSTFERVLSALVDAGVEKQAAVAAINERQRESGLTIEAAAILYARKRDVDVDAAADRVLADLRSDGER is encoded by the coding sequence ATGAGCCTCGAGGTAGCCGTTGCGGTGCCCTTCCGTGACCGTGGCGGATCGCGACTCGGCGAGGGGGAGTTCGTCGTCGCCCTCTCGCTGGACCGCGACTGGTTTACACCCGACCAGGCCAAACGCCTCGTCGACGTGGCGGTCGGTCGTGGGCTCCTCGCACGCGACGATGACGACCTCGTGGCCGAGTTCGACCCCGCGACCGTCACCGTCCCCGACGGCTTCGTCCCCGACGAGTCCGTCCTCCACGAGCAGTCAACCTTCGAGCGTGTCCTCTCGGCACTGGTCGATGCCGGCGTCGAGAAACAGGCGGCGGTGGCCGCGATCAACGAGCGCCAGCGCGAGTCGGGGCTCACCATCGAAGCCGCGGCCATCCTCTACGCCCGCAAGCGGGATGTCGACGTCGACGCCGCCGCCGACCGCGTCTTGGCCGACCTCCGGAGCGACGGGGAGCGTTGA
- a CDS encoding DUF7113 family protein encodes MLLIRGTGGGATLTGTVYERGERAPSFQGAPDEDAPYVWVCDEFYEVESGGSTTRIDGEEIQVAFESPMPRGFDTRDQAVEAAKEHLRTQFARVGVPESTVTVEVEKADPID; translated from the coding sequence ATGCTACTGATCCGCGGGACGGGCGGCGGCGCCACGCTCACCGGGACGGTGTACGAACGCGGCGAGCGCGCGCCCTCGTTCCAAGGGGCGCCCGACGAGGACGCCCCCTACGTCTGGGTCTGCGACGAGTTCTACGAGGTCGAGAGCGGCGGGTCGACCACCCGGATCGACGGCGAGGAGATCCAGGTCGCCTTCGAGTCGCCGATGCCCCGCGGGTTCGACACCCGGGACCAGGCCGTCGAGGCGGCGAAAGAACACCTCCGCACCCAGTTCGCGCGGGTCGGCGTCCCCGAATCGACGGTGACGGTCGAAGTCGAGAAGGCAGACCCGATCGACTAG
- a CDS encoding CARDB domain-containing protein, with product MSRAVPPRVVGVALSLVVVSLAVGTGASMVSGPADAVSDDVSLSPASGPNGEYARLDDGELVVDLTGANPNLGTGDGLNADGVTTFDDVFVIHYGGERFARVWLTHDSGSVTLRADGRPIQSEANAVVLDANESVAVGLTLDTADADADTDGVLEDITVHASVADPEDVDDTTAGTESSTEERVPNSDPDSDDDRSIRSFSPDDRTRTFTVTNAPAGAPVTLDTDRLVVDGAETRTLTLDALTVTSDAGAMSVDVETVDPESVDAGPGVTPLGALDVEDSGTVTSATFRFSASSAYLDERGMDPGRLVVRRNDGTGWESIDPDSLGMRNGRAVFEADSPGFSTFVVGIGTPAFRVTDASLTRTTAAPGESVPVAVSVTNEGQAAGEWTVPLTVDGDRVANRTVALAPGESTTVRFDVAADSPGEYVIGADGSDAGTLVVEAAPSTATDAPPATPEPTAPAVDSDESTDGTDDTAAPAAVGTPTPVAEPGALQVPTTVGLVGLLIVLIATLLAVRRYGG from the coding sequence GTGAGTCGGGCCGTCCCGCCCCGTGTCGTCGGCGTGGCGCTCTCGCTGGTCGTGGTGTCGCTCGCCGTCGGCACCGGGGCGTCGATGGTTTCCGGTCCGGCCGACGCCGTCTCCGACGACGTCTCCCTCTCGCCCGCTTCGGGGCCGAACGGCGAGTACGCCCGCCTCGACGACGGCGAACTCGTCGTGGACCTCACCGGGGCGAACCCGAACCTCGGCACCGGCGACGGCCTCAACGCCGACGGCGTCACGACGTTCGACGACGTGTTCGTGATTCACTACGGCGGCGAACGCTTCGCGCGGGTCTGGCTCACCCACGACTCCGGGTCCGTCACCCTCCGGGCAGACGGTCGGCCGATCCAGTCCGAAGCGAACGCCGTCGTCCTCGACGCGAACGAGTCGGTGGCCGTCGGCCTGACGCTCGATACCGCCGACGCCGACGCCGACACCGACGGCGTGTTGGAGGACATCACCGTTCACGCGAGCGTGGCCGACCCGGAGGACGTCGACGACACGACGGCGGGCACCGAATCCTCGACGGAGGAGCGGGTGCCGAACTCCGATCCGGACTCGGACGACGACCGGTCGATCCGGTCGTTCTCGCCCGACGACCGGACCCGGACGTTCACGGTGACGAACGCCCCGGCCGGGGCACCGGTCACGCTCGACACCGATCGGCTCGTCGTCGACGGCGCCGAGACGCGGACGCTCACGCTCGATGCGCTGACCGTGACGAGCGACGCCGGGGCGATGTCGGTCGACGTGGAAACGGTCGATCCGGAGTCGGTCGACGCCGGCCCCGGCGTCACCCCCCTGGGCGCACTCGACGTCGAGGACAGCGGGACGGTGACGAGCGCGACGTTCCGGTTCAGCGCCTCGTCGGCGTATCTCGACGAACGGGGGATGGATCCCGGCCGCCTCGTCGTCCGCCGCAACGACGGCACCGGCTGGGAATCGATCGACCCCGACTCCCTCGGGATGCGCAACGGCCGGGCGGTCTTCGAGGCCGACTCCCCCGGCTTCTCGACGTTCGTCGTCGGCATCGGCACGCCGGCGTTCCGCGTCACCGACGCGAGTCTGACGCGGACGACGGCCGCCCCCGGCGAGTCGGTTCCGGTGGCGGTGTCGGTGACCAACGAGGGACAGGCCGCCGGCGAGTGGACGGTGCCGCTGACCGTCGACGGGGACCGCGTGGCGAACCGTACCGTCGCGTTAGCGCCCGGCGAGTCGACGACGGTCCGGTTCGACGTCGCCGCCGACTCGCCCGGGGAGTACGTTATCGGCGCGGACGGGAGCGACGCGGGGACGCTCGTCGTCGAGGCAGCGCCGTCGACGGCCACCGACGCCCCGCCCGCGACGCCGGAGCCCACGGCGCCCGCGGTCGATTCGGACGAGTCGACCGACGGGACCGACGACACGGCCGCGCCGGCGGCGGTCGGGACGCCAACGCCGGTCGCCGAACCCGGCGCCCTCCAAGTGCCGACGACGGTCGGCCTGGTCGGTCTCCTGATCGTACTGATCGCGACGTTGCTGGCGGTCCGTCGCTACGGCGGGTGA
- a CDS encoding signal peptidase I has protein sequence MPVRRTLAVGGELLVVVAVVSLLAGQVLGYPVLLGFVETGSMEPTLEAGDGFVAVPTALDDDIEEGDVIVFRAERIQGGGLTTHRVVGETERGYITRGDANPFTDQDGDEPPVREPRIVAKAWQVGGSVVVIPHLGTAVVGVQTAVADTQRVLAALTGTRSVFGAQGLTYLLLALSTALYVVDLFASDGDGRDRSRSRDRTTGVSTRLVVAALAGLIVVTATAAMVVPAGTQEFGVVSAEFDSDSPTVIRQGESDSLTYRVPNAGVVPVVVYLTPESEGVAVDPERLRVGGRASADATLTLSAPPETGFYRRYVTEYRYLAVLPTPLIDACYRIHPWLPIIVIDAAMGVPFYLFGLWVVGTGRIRSRSRSRSRSRSLPGVATVRRLFDRDG, from the coding sequence ATGCCGGTACGGCGCACGCTCGCGGTCGGGGGGGAGCTACTGGTCGTCGTCGCCGTCGTCTCGCTCCTCGCGGGACAGGTGCTCGGCTACCCGGTGTTGCTCGGCTTCGTCGAAACCGGGAGCATGGAGCCGACGCTCGAGGCGGGCGACGGGTTCGTCGCGGTTCCGACCGCTCTCGACGACGACATCGAGGAGGGGGACGTGATCGTGTTCCGTGCCGAGCGGATCCAAGGCGGCGGACTCACCACCCACCGCGTCGTCGGCGAGACGGAGCGTGGCTACATCACCCGGGGTGACGCAAACCCCTTCACCGATCAGGACGGCGACGAACCCCCTGTCAGGGAGCCACGGATCGTCGCCAAGGCGTGGCAGGTCGGCGGCTCCGTCGTCGTCATCCCCCACCTCGGGACCGCCGTTGTGGGCGTCCAAACCGCCGTCGCGGACACCCAGCGCGTCCTCGCCGCCCTGACGGGGACGCGGTCCGTCTTCGGGGCACAGGGACTGACGTACCTGTTGCTCGCCCTCTCTACGGCGCTGTACGTCGTCGACCTGTTCGCGAGCGATGGCGACGGCCGCGACCGGTCGCGGTCACGCGACAGGACCACCGGCGTGTCGACCCGCCTCGTCGTCGCGGCGCTCGCCGGCCTGATCGTCGTCACGGCGACGGCGGCGATGGTCGTCCCCGCGGGGACACAGGAGTTCGGCGTCGTGAGCGCCGAGTTCGACTCGGACAGCCCGACGGTGATCCGACAGGGTGAGTCCGACTCCCTCACGTACCGCGTCCCCAACGCGGGCGTGGTCCCCGTCGTGGTCTATCTGACGCCCGAAAGCGAGGGGGTCGCGGTCGACCCGGAGCGACTCCGGGTCGGCGGGCGGGCGAGTGCGGACGCGACGCTCACGCTGTCGGCGCCGCCCGAGACGGGCTTCTACCGGCGGTATGTGACCGAGTACCGGTATCTCGCCGTGTTGCCGACGCCGCTGATCGACGCCTGTTACCGGATCCACCCGTGGCTCCCGATAATCGTCATCGACGCCGCGATGGGGGTGCCGTTCTACCTGTTCGGATTGTGGGTCGTCGGCACCGGCCGCATCCGCTCTCGGTCGCGTTCCCGCTCCCGATCACGGTCGCTGCCGGGCGTCGCAACCGTGCGCCGACTGTTCGACAGGGACGGGTGA
- a CDS encoding DUF5305 domain-containing protein, with the protein MSRSWGVRGRLLLEEWFAVVVVVAVVVVAVGGVATYTAYVSPGTTTEQRQVSSWAANGTYELSATVSEPNPLYPVGTELADRPAYFLSISPSAEGRFAFGYEASDGGSVDVTIQQVLVLRAVESESAGGPVEYWRVTEPLGAESETGVAPGETVDIAFERNVSATYERMAAISERLGGTPGTTEMLVVSSVAFEGRVNGNDVDRTATYRLPIEVDGTTYRPGAVDGDSLSDSTTETITRQRTYGPLYRVGGPVALLVGLLGTAGLAYGRYDDRLAVSEAERTTLEFESTREEFDDWITVARLPDAVLDRPRVEVDSLDGLVDTAIDVDARVFEAPDGDAFYVADDGLLYVYEPPTAGLNGTVGDTEGAGDDAADTDDGPADA; encoded by the coding sequence ATGTCACGGTCGTGGGGGGTGCGCGGTCGACTACTGCTGGAGGAGTGGTTCGCCGTCGTGGTGGTCGTCGCGGTGGTGGTCGTAGCCGTCGGCGGGGTCGCTACCTACACCGCGTACGTATCGCCGGGGACGACGACAGAACAACGGCAGGTGTCGTCGTGGGCGGCAAACGGCACGTACGAACTGTCGGCGACGGTGAGCGAACCGAACCCCCTGTACCCGGTCGGGACCGAACTCGCCGACCGGCCGGCGTACTTCCTGTCGATCAGCCCGTCCGCGGAAGGGCGGTTCGCCTTCGGCTACGAGGCCAGCGACGGCGGATCGGTCGACGTGACGATCCAACAGGTCCTCGTCCTCAGGGCCGTCGAGAGCGAGTCGGCCGGCGGCCCGGTCGAGTACTGGCGGGTCACGGAGCCACTCGGCGCGGAGAGTGAAACCGGGGTCGCACCCGGCGAAACGGTCGACATCGCGTTCGAGCGAAACGTCAGCGCGACCTACGAGCGAATGGCCGCGATTTCGGAGCGCCTCGGCGGGACGCCCGGCACGACGGAGATGCTCGTCGTCTCGTCCGTGGCGTTCGAGGGCCGCGTCAACGGCAACGACGTCGACCGGACGGCCACCTACCGACTTCCGATCGAAGTCGACGGGACGACGTATCGACCCGGCGCAGTCGACGGCGACTCCCTCTCCGACTCGACGACCGAGACGATCACCCGCCAGCGAACCTACGGTCCCCTCTACCGCGTCGGCGGCCCGGTCGCACTGTTGGTCGGACTGCTCGGCACGGCCGGACTCGCCTACGGCCGGTACGACGACCGCTTGGCCGTCTCCGAGGCCGAACGCACGACCCTCGAGTTCGAGTCGACCCGCGAGGAGTTCGACGACTGGATCACGGTCGCCCGCCTACCGGACGCCGTCCTCGACCGCCCCCGGGTCGAGGTCGACTCGCTCGACGGCTTGGTCGACACCGCCATCGACGTCGACGCCCGCGTGTTCGAAGCGCCGGACGGCGACGCCTTCTACGTCGCCGACGACGGACTCCTGTACGTCTACGAACCGCCGACCGCGGGGCTGAACGGAACAGTTGGTGATACCGAGGGTGCCGGCGACGACGCGGCGGACACGGACGACGGACCCGCCGACGCCTGA
- a CDS encoding DNA double-strand break repair nuclease NurA has protein sequence MTLDPVHVDGIADIAGVLAHRVDSTNHDDLARTAFEEWLDPLRVDGRTVVAPLGERRLRSVPVDDVALVDAPYATVHGLDSGTINPTTFKNGLVLDVAHAAMAAEPSDLDLHRARSLVTTVHANDPTLSLGTDWVRRDEGYFRRKILHAPRVNRYAEGVVHALSLYLAESAHALEHAETVDDCLLLDGPLYPKELLNWQDRDAELGALATEAKPRAIVENYVRLVERLLGRDVAVAGFVKNPSAKLITRTLREKGVDAPWVDDTAFFTRLLDPGTGTGTGTGDDRPTDRLTFTNWFYSRGGSDRTLAADGDALGVDRALDPGDYEVTFFVVYDPREDLCYRVEAPAGLTRDADARDRLTRRILHDVAVSRGPPPVVDRADSLARIGVDEKAALRRTFEERLESESVRRYDDARWDEEY, from the coding sequence ATGACACTCGATCCGGTCCACGTCGACGGGATCGCCGACATCGCCGGTGTCCTCGCACACCGGGTCGACTCCACCAACCACGACGACCTGGCGCGCACGGCGTTCGAGGAGTGGCTCGACCCCCTCCGCGTCGACGGGCGGACCGTCGTGGCCCCCCTCGGCGAGCGCCGTCTGCGGTCGGTGCCCGTCGACGACGTGGCGCTCGTCGACGCCCCTTACGCGACCGTCCACGGACTCGACTCGGGGACGATCAACCCGACGACGTTCAAGAACGGGCTGGTGTTGGACGTGGCCCACGCCGCGATGGCGGCCGAGCCGTCGGACCTCGACCTCCACCGCGCGCGGAGCCTCGTGACGACCGTCCACGCCAACGATCCGACGCTCTCGCTGGGCACCGACTGGGTGCGCCGCGACGAGGGGTACTTCCGGCGCAAGATCCTGCACGCGCCGCGGGTCAACCGCTACGCCGAGGGCGTCGTCCACGCCCTCTCGCTCTATCTCGCGGAGAGTGCCCACGCCCTCGAACACGCGGAGACCGTCGACGACTGTCTCCTCCTCGACGGCCCCCTCTACCCGAAGGAACTCCTCAACTGGCAGGACCGCGACGCCGAACTCGGGGCGCTCGCCACCGAGGCCAAACCCAGAGCCATCGTCGAGAACTACGTCCGCCTCGTCGAGCGACTCCTCGGTCGGGACGTCGCCGTCGCTGGCTTCGTCAAGAACCCCTCCGCGAAACTCATCACCCGGACGCTCCGCGAGAAGGGCGTCGACGCGCCGTGGGTCGACGACACCGCCTTCTTCACCCGCCTCCTCGACCCCGGCACAGGCACCGGCACCGGCACCGGCGACGACCGACCGACCGACCGACTCACGTTCACGAACTGGTTTTACTCCCGCGGCGGGTCGGATCGCACCCTCGCGGCCGACGGCGACGCCCTCGGCGTCGACAGAGCGCTGGACCCGGGCGACTACGAGGTCACGTTCTTCGTCGTCTACGACCCCCGCGAGGACCTCTGTTACCGGGTCGAGGCGCCCGCCGGCCTCACGCGCGACGCCGACGCCCGCGACCGACTCACCCGGCGGATCCTCCACGACGTGGCCGTCTCGCGGGGGCCACCCCCGGTCGTCGACCGGGCGGATTCGCTCGCGCGCATCGGCGTCGACGAGAAAGCGGCGCTCAGACGGACGTTCGAGGAGCGACTGGAGTCCGAATCCGTCCGCCGCTACGACGACGCTCGCTGGGACGAGGAGTACTAG
- a CDS encoding ATP-binding protein, whose protein sequence is MSDLGDFTEVSADDSAADDADGSAADGGDPDRSTADDFDAYDVSPAGSDRGLGSISVSQGLRVAEDGDDTALKAFVTSDNRESVRLGKYVIVPYPDDETLFCRITALEYAQEFEADDATEIHARRAMRRDDFAERDYKFVATLDPVAVLFSEGEDLKRRMTDRVPKPGSIVSEATDASQIKTGLAIPSEGVFLGHLSVGGETVRTAATPPTIDYRLKDDYADGDPLVFRHTLVAGGTGSGKTHASKNVLRQYLDSSYAMDDGREVATAVVQFDPQDEYAQMHDDNPEMDDATRRRLDRQGIAHGGHDDTVALVPDVDGASYGGGGHRAEQVPFTIPFRMVKRRPWLVAGARLNDNQYQALDYLLSRFFDDYGPEATYDQFTTYLDDPALREELDESGRVHEATFDAVRRRALGSAFARVFDRDARPVTDLIHELVRPGGLTVVPTYHVNDTRATELVVLAVASLLVDEKLSNDPDHDRIKETPLVVGMDEAHNFLTDAESVQARKVIGKFTEAAKQGRKERLGLFLITQDPQDIADSVFKQVNTKLVLNLGDEDAISSVNIPPTLEDKVPYMEKGQMVVYSPDNSEPVELTGLSTCVTRHGE, encoded by the coding sequence ATGTCCGACCTCGGCGATTTCACGGAGGTGTCGGCCGACGACTCGGCGGCCGACGACGCTGACGGGTCGGCGGCCGACGGCGGCGATCCCGACCGCTCGACCGCCGACGACTTCGACGCCTACGACGTCTCGCCCGCGGGGAGCGACCGTGGCCTCGGTTCCATCTCCGTCTCTCAGGGCCTCCGCGTCGCCGAGGACGGCGACGACACGGCGCTCAAGGCCTTCGTCACCAGCGACAACCGGGAGTCGGTCCGCCTCGGGAAGTACGTGATCGTCCCCTACCCCGACGACGAGACGCTGTTCTGCCGGATCACCGCCCTCGAGTACGCCCAGGAGTTCGAGGCCGACGACGCGACCGAGATTCACGCCCGGCGGGCGATGCGCCGGGACGACTTCGCGGAACGGGACTACAAGTTCGTCGCGACGCTCGACCCGGTGGCCGTCCTCTTTTCGGAGGGCGAGGACCTGAAGCGGCGGATGACCGACCGCGTCCCGAAACCGGGATCGATCGTCAGCGAGGCGACGGACGCGAGTCAGATCAAGACGGGACTCGCGATTCCGTCCGAGGGGGTCTTTCTCGGCCACCTCTCGGTCGGCGGCGAGACGGTGCGGACGGCGGCGACGCCGCCGACCATCGACTACCGACTGAAGGACGATTACGCCGACGGCGACCCACTCGTCTTCCGGCACACCCTCGTCGCGGGCGGGACGGGGTCGGGAAAGACTCACGCCTCGAAGAACGTCCTCCGGCAGTACTTGGACTCGTCGTACGCGATGGACGACGGTCGGGAGGTGGCGACGGCCGTCGTCCAGTTCGACCCGCAGGACGAGTACGCCCAGATGCACGACGACAACCCCGAGATGGACGACGCGACCCGCCGCCGCCTCGACCGACAGGGGATCGCTCACGGCGGCCACGACGACACCGTCGCCCTCGTTCCCGACGTCGACGGCGCGTCCTACGGCGGCGGCGGGCACCGCGCCGAACAGGTGCCGTTCACGATTCCCTTCCGGATGGTGAAGCGCCGACCGTGGCTCGTCGCGGGCGCACGACTCAACGACAACCAGTACCAGGCGCTCGACTACCTCCTCTCCCGCTTCTTCGACGACTACGGCCCCGAGGCCACCTACGATCAGTTCACGACCTACCTCGACGACCCGGCGCTCCGCGAGGAACTCGACGAGTCGGGGCGGGTCCACGAGGCGACGTTCGACGCCGTGCGCCGGCGGGCCCTCGGGAGCGCCTTCGCCCGGGTGTTCGACCGCGACGCCCGGCCGGTGACCGACCTGATCCACGAACTCGTCCGCCCCGGTGGGCTGACGGTCGTTCCCACGTACCACGTCAACGATACTCGCGCGACCGAACTCGTGGTGCTCGCCGTCGCAAGCCTCCTCGTCGACGAGAAACTCTCGAACGACCCCGACCACGACCGGATCAAGGAGACGCCGCTCGTGGTGGGGATGGACGAGGCACACAACTTCCTGACCGACGCCGAGAGCGTCCAGGCCCGGAAGGTGATCGGGAAGTTCACCGAGGCGGCCAAACAGGGCCGCAAGGAGCGACTCGGCCTCTTCCTCATCACGCAGGACCCACAGGACATCGCCGACTCGGTGTTCAAGCAGGTGAACACGAAACTGGTGCTCAATCTGGGCGACGAGGACGCCATCAGCAGCGTCAACATCCCGCCGACCCTGGAGGACAAGGTGCCGTACATGGAGAAAGGGCAGATGGTGGTGTACTCGCCCGACAACTCCGAACCCGTCGAGTTGACGGGGCTGTCGACCTGCGTGACCCGACACGGGGAGTGA
- a CDS encoding DUF1102 domain-containing protein, which yields MNRRQLLALIGSLSAGVAVVNGTGAFTSVEADRDVSVEVASDANAYLSLSATGPNEPYTTVEDGQLGIDLTADNTSGISGGQGVNAEAITVFEDLFEIRNQGTQEAAVSATPLTFVDSESEDTLLVLVVPESDFPETTLSPGSAETYSLIVGAYSSDDTDTDGSTDDTITVMAEATS from the coding sequence ATGAACCGACGACAACTCCTCGCACTGATCGGATCGCTGAGCGCCGGCGTTGCGGTCGTCAACGGGACGGGCGCGTTCACGAGCGTCGAGGCCGACCGGGACGTTTCGGTCGAGGTGGCCAGCGACGCCAACGCCTATCTTTCGCTGTCGGCCACCGGCCCCAACGAACCGTACACGACGGTCGAGGACGGCCAGTTGGGTATCGACCTGACCGCCGACAACACGTCGGGCATCTCCGGCGGGCAGGGCGTCAACGCCGAAGCGATCACCGTATTCGAGGACCTCTTCGAGATCCGAAACCAGGGCACACAGGAGGCCGCGGTGTCGGCGACGCCCCTGACGTTCGTCGACAGCGAGTCCGAGGACACGCTCCTGGTTCTGGTGGTTCCCGAGAGTGACTTCCCGGAGACGACGCTCTCACCCGGAAGCGCCGAGACGTACAGCCTGATCGTGGGCGCGTACTCGTCCGACGACACCGACACCGACGGCAGTACCGACGACACGATCACCGTCATGGCCGAAGCGACGTCATGA
- a CDS encoding DUF7344 domain-containing protein: protein MSLPRDDVYEVLRNRRRRFVIHYLRRTDSRVGLGTLAEHVAAWENGIDVAAVGADARKNVYTSLQQFHLPKMEDLDLVVFDRRAGEVTLTDAADDIDVYLEVVDRYDAPWSLYYLGVGGTAGLVTLGHGLGVPVLAGMTDVMCGVFTVTALGVLALVHTYCTQGMRLGGEGPPPEAER, encoded by the coding sequence GTGAGCCTACCACGGGACGACGTCTACGAAGTACTGCGGAACCGGAGACGCCGGTTCGTCATCCACTACCTGAGGCGGACCGACTCGCGTGTCGGACTGGGGACGCTCGCCGAACACGTCGCGGCGTGGGAGAACGGTATCGACGTCGCGGCCGTCGGGGCGGACGCACGGAAGAACGTGTACACGTCACTCCAGCAGTTCCACCTCCCGAAGATGGAGGACTTGGATCTGGTCGTCTTCGACCGTCGCGCCGGGGAGGTGACGCTCACGGACGCGGCAGACGACATCGACGTGTATCTGGAAGTCGTCGACCGGTACGACGCCCCGTGGAGCCTCTACTACCTCGGCGTCGGCGGGACGGCCGGACTGGTGACGCTCGGTCACGGACTCGGGGTGCCGGTGCTCGCGGGGATGACGGACGTCATGTGTGGCGTCTTCACGGTCACCGCACTCGGCGTCCTCGCACTCGTCCACACGTACTGCACGCAGGGCATGCGCCTCGGGGGCGAGGGACCGCCACCGGAAGCGGAGCGATGA